The following proteins are encoded in a genomic region of Drosophila willistoni isolate 14030-0811.24 chromosome 3R, UCI_dwil_1.1, whole genome shotgun sequence:
- the LOC6647939 gene encoding neprilysin-2 isoform X2, with protein sequence MDVQAENVRNRVWTTGSHANNGFFSDNLQQQTLPLPHRLQTPGNLSLLSAPVRAFGDTENGNGSGRTQSHNKQPPYLPINHNFVSVQSRFRRSYYHKFVLGGLVALVIALLIAIIVVSITLRKSATALCRSKECIRTAASLVYSMDEQTDPCEDFYKFTCGRWADEHPRPDSATSNDWFRERQAHIMRVVREFLRSNISSSTEPEAVGKAKTMYRACMDTHLLDERDLEPLVYYIQTFKLSILPSALNLTLGSASKYVGEAANSSYDWLQSIVTIKQYLSMDLIIGFDVFPDPLNRTLNRIALGTPETDSAFPFNNDDSHKLLRKIHRKTIFMQNSDEDNVDDDSDESDDDDDKQTNESMSAYLHYVRKVIEKYLLYVDPYVNQDEATLGITELVKQGVRVARKIHTLKEEADNMTKPSMNPADDILYISLFDLQNQTDKNIAPKTMPIWLQYMQLILNGTKHAGKAEYTSNLTIITSQADIIYLQNVVEYLQETPAAHIESYLWLSALEELVLHTTSDMRMLHSEYMRLVVGTEGGTPRSLYCAHGVNSLFGMAVSYVLADEEFTNKKLPRVERMLSDIRRSFDRLVRSTSWMDAATKRKTMQKSADMKSFIGFPQWLRNATALNQYYEGVEVNVSTHMENLMGFVHWQMMERLNEMDKPEPVGWATSPSNVNAFHTFQSNAITVPIAILQYPFYDLGLEALNYGSIGTILGHELTHGFDDSGRRFDREGNMVEWWSNQTINEYINRTECFVDQYSHYYLEDIGEYIDGELTLGENIADNGGMREAYYAYRLYVKEVGREKLKLPGLEHYTHEQLFFISFGNLWCETYTPAASRYALSDSHCPGQMRLRGVLSNSEEFARTFKCARGSAMNPKQDKCRIW encoded by the exons ATGGATGTCCAAGCGGAGAATGTACGTAATCGAGTCTGGACCACGGGATCGCATGCTAATAATGGTTTCTTTAGTGATAATCTACAGCAACAGACATTGCCACTGCCACATCGGCTACAGACACCTG GTAATCTAAGTCTACTGTCGGCACCGGTGCGAGCCTTTGGCGATActgaaaatggaaatggcaGTGGTAGAACCCAAAGCCACAATAAACAGCCACCGTATCTACCCATTAACCATAATTTTGTTAGTGTACAGTCACG ATTTCGTCGGAGCTACTATCACAAGTTTGTACTTGGTGGTTTGGTGGCTCTGGTGATCGCCCTCCTGATAGCAATTATAGTTGTAAGCATAACCC TTAGAAAATCTGCAACGGCACTTTGCCGCAGTAAAGAATGTATTCGAACTGCGGCTAGCCTTGTTTATTCAATGGACGAACAGACTGATCCCTGTGAGGACTTTTATAAATTCACTTGTGGCCGTTGGGCCGACGAGCATCCACGTCCGGATTCGGCTACATCGAATGACTGGTTCCGTGAGCGACAGGCACATATAATGCGTGTTGTCCGTGAATTTCTGCGATCGAATATAAGCAGCAGCACTGAGCCCGAAGCGGTGGGCAAGGCCAAGACCATGTATAGGGCCTGCATGGATACACACCTGCTAGATGAAAGAGATTTGGAGCCATTGGTCTACTACATACAGACATTTAAACTATCCATATTACCCTCAGCTCTTAATCTGACCTTAGGCAGTGCGTCGAAGTATGTCGGGGAAGCCGCGAATTCGTCTTACGATTGGTTGCAGTCAATTGTGACTATTAAGCAGTACCTAAGTATGGATCTAATAATAGGATTTGATGTATTTCCTGATCCATTGAATCGTACACTAAATCGCATTGCTTTGGGAACACCAGAGACCGATTCAGCGTTTCCTTT CAACAACGATGATTCACACAAACTACTACGAAAGATTCATAGAAAGACGATTTTCATGCAGAACAGCGATGAAGATAATGTGGATGATGATAGTGACGAAagcgacgacgatgatgacaAGCAAACTAATGAAAGCATGTCGGCTTATCTTCATTATGTGCGCAAAgtaattgaaaagtatttacTCTATGTGGATCCATATGTCAATCAGGATGAGGCCACCTTAGGCATAACTGAACTGGTCAAACAAGGCGTTAGGGTGGCTCGAAAGATTCATACG TTAAAAGAAGAAGCTGATAATATGACAAAACCATCTATGAATCCTGCTGATGATATACTCTATATATCACTGTTCGACTTGCAAAATCAAACAGACAAGAATATTGCACCAAAAACAATGCCAATTTGGTTGCAGTATATGCAACTTATTCTAAATGGTACTAAGCATGCAGGCAAAGCGGAATATACCTCAAATCTAACTATAATAACTAGTCAGGCGgatataatttatttacaaaatgtCGTAGAATATCTGCAAGAGACGCCAGCGGCCCATATTGAGTCTTACCTTTGGTTAAGTGCCTTGGAAGAGTTGGTCCTGCATACGACCAGCGATATGCGTATGCTGCATTCCGAATACATGCGTCTGGTGGTTGGAACAGAGGGCGGGACACCACGTTCGCTCTACTGTGCCCATGGAGTCAATAGTCTTTTTGGAATGGCCGTTAGCTATGTGCTGGCCGACGAAGAGTTTACCAACAAGAAGTTGCCTCGTGTAGAACGCATGTTGAGCGACATAAGACGTTCGTTTGATCGTCTGGTACGCTCTACCTCATGGATGGATGCGgcaaccaaaagaaaaactatgCAAAAATCTGCCGATATGAAGAGTTTCATTGGTTTTCCTCAGTGGCTTAGGAATGCCACAGCATTGAATCAATATTACGAGGGTGTTGAGGTCAATGTTAGCACACATATGGAGAATCTCATGGGATTTGTTCACTGGCAGATGATGGAGAGGCTGAACGAGATGGATAAACCAGAGCCAGTGGGTTGGGCCACTTCACCATCGAATGTGAATGCTTTTCACACGTTTCAGTCCAATGCCATAA CTGTGCCCATTGCCATTCTCCAGTATCCATTCTATGACCTTGGCCTTGA GGCTCTTAACTATGGCTCAATTGGCACAATTCTGGGACATGAACTGACGCACGGTTTTGATGATAGCGGCCGTCGCTTTGACAGGGAAGGCAATATGGTCGAGTGGTGGTCAAATCAGACAATCAATGAGTACATTAATCGCACTGAATGCTTTGTGGATCAATACAGTCACTATTATTTAGAGGACATTGGAGAATAT ATTGATGGTGAACTTACGTTGGGCGAGAATATAGCCGACAATGGAGGCATGCGGGAAGCCTATTATGCCTATCGTCTCTATGTCAAAGAAGTGGGTCGGGAGAAGCTTAAGCTGCCCGGCCTAGAGCATTATACACACGAACAGCTGTTTTTCATCTCCTTTGGCAATCTGTGGTGTGAGACCTATACGCCGGCTGCCTCACGTTACGCTCTCAGTGATTCGCATTGTCCAGGACAGATGAGGTTGAGAGGTGTCTTATCCAATTCGGAGGAATTTGCTCGCACATTCAAGTGTGCACGAGGCTCAGCCATGAATCCCAAACAGGACAAGTGTCGCATATGGTAG
- the LOC26529237 gene encoding uncharacterized protein LOC26529237 yields the protein MDRVYGNIENKFKYLSKAEGKGMALKLFGFYAVGYTLRRLMK from the coding sequence ATGGATCGCGTTTATGGCAACATTGAGAACAAGTTCAAGTACTTAAGCAAGGCTGAGGGCAAGGGCATGGCTCTGAAGCTTTTTGGATTCTACGCCGTGGGCTATACTCTGCGCAGGCTGATGAAGTAA
- the LOC6647939 gene encoding neprilysin-2 isoform X1, with protein MYIQIASDQDKRQCNLSLLSAPVRAFGDTENGNGSGRTQSHNKQPPYLPINHNFVSVQSRFRRSYYHKFVLGGLVALVIALLIAIIVVSITLRKSATALCRSKECIRTAASLVYSMDEQTDPCEDFYKFTCGRWADEHPRPDSATSNDWFRERQAHIMRVVREFLRSNISSSTEPEAVGKAKTMYRACMDTHLLDERDLEPLVYYIQTFKLSILPSALNLTLGSASKYVGEAANSSYDWLQSIVTIKQYLSMDLIIGFDVFPDPLNRTLNRIALGTPETDSAFPFNNDDSHKLLRKIHRKTIFMQNSDEDNVDDDSDESDDDDDKQTNESMSAYLHYVRKVIEKYLLYVDPYVNQDEATLGITELVKQGVRVARKIHTLKEEADNMTKPSMNPADDILYISLFDLQNQTDKNIAPKTMPIWLQYMQLILNGTKHAGKAEYTSNLTIITSQADIIYLQNVVEYLQETPAAHIESYLWLSALEELVLHTTSDMRMLHSEYMRLVVGTEGGTPRSLYCAHGVNSLFGMAVSYVLADEEFTNKKLPRVERMLSDIRRSFDRLVRSTSWMDAATKRKTMQKSADMKSFIGFPQWLRNATALNQYYEGVEVNVSTHMENLMGFVHWQMMERLNEMDKPEPVGWATSPSNVNAFHTFQSNAITVPIAILQYPFYDLGLEALNYGSIGTILGHELTHGFDDSGRRFDREGNMVEWWSNQTINEYINRTECFVDQYSHYYLEDIGEYIDGELTLGENIADNGGMREAYYAYRLYVKEVGREKLKLPGLEHYTHEQLFFISFGNLWCETYTPAASRYALSDSHCPGQMRLRGVLSNSEEFARTFKCARGSAMNPKQDKCRIW; from the exons atgtacatacaaatagCGTCCGATCAAGATAAAAGGCAAT GTAATCTAAGTCTACTGTCGGCACCGGTGCGAGCCTTTGGCGATActgaaaatggaaatggcaGTGGTAGAACCCAAAGCCACAATAAACAGCCACCGTATCTACCCATTAACCATAATTTTGTTAGTGTACAGTCACG ATTTCGTCGGAGCTACTATCACAAGTTTGTACTTGGTGGTTTGGTGGCTCTGGTGATCGCCCTCCTGATAGCAATTATAGTTGTAAGCATAACCC TTAGAAAATCTGCAACGGCACTTTGCCGCAGTAAAGAATGTATTCGAACTGCGGCTAGCCTTGTTTATTCAATGGACGAACAGACTGATCCCTGTGAGGACTTTTATAAATTCACTTGTGGCCGTTGGGCCGACGAGCATCCACGTCCGGATTCGGCTACATCGAATGACTGGTTCCGTGAGCGACAGGCACATATAATGCGTGTTGTCCGTGAATTTCTGCGATCGAATATAAGCAGCAGCACTGAGCCCGAAGCGGTGGGCAAGGCCAAGACCATGTATAGGGCCTGCATGGATACACACCTGCTAGATGAAAGAGATTTGGAGCCATTGGTCTACTACATACAGACATTTAAACTATCCATATTACCCTCAGCTCTTAATCTGACCTTAGGCAGTGCGTCGAAGTATGTCGGGGAAGCCGCGAATTCGTCTTACGATTGGTTGCAGTCAATTGTGACTATTAAGCAGTACCTAAGTATGGATCTAATAATAGGATTTGATGTATTTCCTGATCCATTGAATCGTACACTAAATCGCATTGCTTTGGGAACACCAGAGACCGATTCAGCGTTTCCTTT CAACAACGATGATTCACACAAACTACTACGAAAGATTCATAGAAAGACGATTTTCATGCAGAACAGCGATGAAGATAATGTGGATGATGATAGTGACGAAagcgacgacgatgatgacaAGCAAACTAATGAAAGCATGTCGGCTTATCTTCATTATGTGCGCAAAgtaattgaaaagtatttacTCTATGTGGATCCATATGTCAATCAGGATGAGGCCACCTTAGGCATAACTGAACTGGTCAAACAAGGCGTTAGGGTGGCTCGAAAGATTCATACG TTAAAAGAAGAAGCTGATAATATGACAAAACCATCTATGAATCCTGCTGATGATATACTCTATATATCACTGTTCGACTTGCAAAATCAAACAGACAAGAATATTGCACCAAAAACAATGCCAATTTGGTTGCAGTATATGCAACTTATTCTAAATGGTACTAAGCATGCAGGCAAAGCGGAATATACCTCAAATCTAACTATAATAACTAGTCAGGCGgatataatttatttacaaaatgtCGTAGAATATCTGCAAGAGACGCCAGCGGCCCATATTGAGTCTTACCTTTGGTTAAGTGCCTTGGAAGAGTTGGTCCTGCATACGACCAGCGATATGCGTATGCTGCATTCCGAATACATGCGTCTGGTGGTTGGAACAGAGGGCGGGACACCACGTTCGCTCTACTGTGCCCATGGAGTCAATAGTCTTTTTGGAATGGCCGTTAGCTATGTGCTGGCCGACGAAGAGTTTACCAACAAGAAGTTGCCTCGTGTAGAACGCATGTTGAGCGACATAAGACGTTCGTTTGATCGTCTGGTACGCTCTACCTCATGGATGGATGCGgcaaccaaaagaaaaactatgCAAAAATCTGCCGATATGAAGAGTTTCATTGGTTTTCCTCAGTGGCTTAGGAATGCCACAGCATTGAATCAATATTACGAGGGTGTTGAGGTCAATGTTAGCACACATATGGAGAATCTCATGGGATTTGTTCACTGGCAGATGATGGAGAGGCTGAACGAGATGGATAAACCAGAGCCAGTGGGTTGGGCCACTTCACCATCGAATGTGAATGCTTTTCACACGTTTCAGTCCAATGCCATAA CTGTGCCCATTGCCATTCTCCAGTATCCATTCTATGACCTTGGCCTTGA GGCTCTTAACTATGGCTCAATTGGCACAATTCTGGGACATGAACTGACGCACGGTTTTGATGATAGCGGCCGTCGCTTTGACAGGGAAGGCAATATGGTCGAGTGGTGGTCAAATCAGACAATCAATGAGTACATTAATCGCACTGAATGCTTTGTGGATCAATACAGTCACTATTATTTAGAGGACATTGGAGAATAT ATTGATGGTGAACTTACGTTGGGCGAGAATATAGCCGACAATGGAGGCATGCGGGAAGCCTATTATGCCTATCGTCTCTATGTCAAAGAAGTGGGTCGGGAGAAGCTTAAGCTGCCCGGCCTAGAGCATTATACACACGAACAGCTGTTTTTCATCTCCTTTGGCAATCTGTGGTGTGAGACCTATACGCCGGCTGCCTCACGTTACGCTCTCAGTGATTCGCATTGTCCAGGACAGATGAGGTTGAGAGGTGTCTTATCCAATTCGGAGGAATTTGCTCGCACATTCAAGTGTGCACGAGGCTCAGCCATGAATCCCAAACAGGACAAGTGTCGCATATGGTAG
- the LOC111519165 gene encoding uncharacterized protein LOC111519165 isoform X2 — protein MFRYLNRRLINTDKVETNVFQMSNEVCTTIDDFKEAANFDTEYLRPINSFLDICCVMSFFIGFVITSIYYLTPNLLERFKKTTEFFSRRYKMVDRMNESKKNFQALLKKLHIAKEDSKSESSEGSILKPDISIDSEMQLINVNQSSRLVCSHESRMLCTSKWAKNELAKPLAKRSRRCLCL, from the exons ATGTTTCGCTATCTTAACCGCCGTCTAATCAATACAGATAAAGTGGAAACTAATGTTTTTCAAATGTCCAATGAGGTTTGTACCACCATCGATGATTTCAAGGAGGCAGCCAATTTTGACACTGAATATTTAAGACCCATTAATTCTTTTCTGGACATATGTTGCGTCATGAGCTTTTTTATTGGTTTCGTAATAACATCAATTTACTATCTAACTCCGAATCTCTTGGAGAGATTCAAAAAAACCACCGAATTCTTCTCTAGGCGGTATAAGATGGTTGATCGCATGAACGagtcgaaaaaaaattttcaagcTTTGCTCAAAAAATTGCACATTGCCAAAGAAGATAGTAAGTCAGAGTCTTCTGAAGGATCAATACTTAAGCCAGACATTAGCATTGATAGTGAAATGCAATTGATAAATGTAAATCAATCGTCTAGGCTCGTTTGCAGTCATGAATCCAGAATGCTTTGCACTTCAAAATGGGCTAAAAACGAGCTGGCCAAGCCACTAGCTAAG AGAAGTCGTCGCTGCTTGTGTCTTTAA
- the LOC111519165 gene encoding uncharacterized protein LOC111519165 isoform X1: MFRYLNRRLINTDKVETNVFQMSNEVCTTIDDFKEAANFDTEYLRPINSFLDICCVMSFFIGFVITSIYYLTPNLLERFKKTTEFFSRRYKMVDRMNESKKNFQALLKKLHIAKEDSKSESSEGSILKPDISIDSEMQLINVNQSSRLVCSHESRMLCTSKWAKNELAKPLAKSSLLVSLKCAMELPRL, translated from the exons ATGTTTCGCTATCTTAACCGCCGTCTAATCAATACAGATAAAGTGGAAACTAATGTTTTTCAAATGTCCAATGAGGTTTGTACCACCATCGATGATTTCAAGGAGGCAGCCAATTTTGACACTGAATATTTAAGACCCATTAATTCTTTTCTGGACATATGTTGCGTCATGAGCTTTTTTATTGGTTTCGTAATAACATCAATTTACTATCTAACTCCGAATCTCTTGGAGAGATTCAAAAAAACCACCGAATTCTTCTCTAGGCGGTATAAGATGGTTGATCGCATGAACGagtcgaaaaaaaattttcaagcTTTGCTCAAAAAATTGCACATTGCCAAAGAAGATAGTAAGTCAGAGTCTTCTGAAGGATCAATACTTAAGCCAGACATTAGCATTGATAGTGAAATGCAATTGATAAATGTAAATCAATCGTCTAGGCTCGTTTGCAGTCATGAATCCAGAATGCTTTGCACTTCAAAATGGGCTAAAAACGAGCTGGCCAAGCCACTAGCTAAG TCGTCGCTGCTTGTGTCTTTAAAATGTGCTATGGAACTGCCAAGACTTTGA